One Enterococcus silesiacus genomic window carries:
- a CDS encoding RNA polymerase subunit sigma-70, protein MGKFSYLELSLIKKAIKGDKVALGKVLRKNHIYLYKMAYIYIGNKEDALDIMQEATIQSIKSIHTLKEPSYFLTWFCTIMARQASKLINQKIQIRELQNNPEFEEPTDLSKNKNQSIDVLDAVMSLEDKYRLVLQLFYYQDFSVKEISELLTMPEGTVKTNLKRGREALKTVLGEDYYV, encoded by the coding sequence ATGGGGAAGTTTAGTTATTTAGAACTTTCATTAATCAAAAAAGCAATTAAAGGGGATAAGGTTGCTTTAGGGAAAGTTTTACGTAAAAACCATATATATCTATACAAAATGGCCTATATCTATATCGGTAATAAAGAAGATGCGCTGGATATTATGCAGGAAGCGACGATTCAATCAATAAAATCGATCCATACATTGAAAGAGCCAAGTTATTTTTTAACTTGGTTTTGCACGATCATGGCCAGACAAGCAAGTAAGTTGATCAATCAAAAAATCCAAATCCGTGAGTTACAAAACAATCCCGAATTTGAAGAACCAACTGATCTTTCAAAGAATAAAAATCAATCTATCGATGTGCTGGATGCCGTAATGTCACTAGAAGATAAGTATCGTTTGGTCTTGCAACTGTTTTACTACCAAGATTTTTCAGTCAAAGAAATCAGTGAACTTTTAACGATGCCAGAAGGAACAGTCAAAACGAATTTAAAGCGTGGGAGGGAAGCGCTAAAGACAGTATTAGGGGAGGATTATTATGTCTGA
- a CDS encoding glyoxalase encodes MATMVFVNFPVTDVARSTEFYEKLGFKKNQEFSTAETSSMVWDDNFWIMLLNHEFYSKFIKDKKIADTKTTSGALIAFSMESADAVKKFGETAKANGGDFYKVDMGFPEDMMFGLEVQDPDGNSLEPNWMKM; translated from the coding sequence ATGGCAACAATGGTTTTTGTAAATTTCCCAGTCACTGATGTCGCACGTTCTACCGAGTTTTATGAAAAATTAGGTTTTAAAAAGAATCAAGAATTTTCTACAGCAGAAACGAGTTCGATGGTTTGGGATGATAATTTTTGGATCATGTTATTGAATCACGAGTTTTATAGCAAATTTATTAAAGATAAAAAAATTGCAGATACAAAAACGACTAGTGGAGCTTTGATTGCATTTAGTATGGAAAGCGCTGATGCTGTGAAGAAATTTGGCGAGACAGCTAAAGCAAATGGTGGCGATTTTTATAAAGTTGATATGGGGTTTCCTGAAGATATGATGTTTGGACTTGAAGTACAAGATCCAGATGGTAATTCTTTGGAACCTAATTGGATGAAGATGTAA
- a CDS encoding beta-hexosaminidase gives MITSAVAILLLIFGISFGVMWLVNKNDGTQSKNTAETKSAQTNEREQSKATQQSDQHVNPKNQEKTINDLIASMSVEEKVGQLFLARVPMEEQQESIQNYHLGGYLLFGRDVEAVTSTELKEKIAAYQSVSTLPLFIASDEEGGTVSRLSGGNNLVPEAFKAPMEIYQEAGLPGIRSDIQKKSEVLRSYGVQGGLFPDADVATDPEAFIYDRTLGVDAEKTSEYIKASVEELKQQKIASTLKHFPGYGDNRDSHVEIVYDTRSLEALRQNDFLPIKAGIAAGADSIMVSHNIITSIDDRSPASISQPVHELLRNELGFQGVIMTDDMDMAGLADFISQEEAGLAALMAGNDLILSSSFQAQIPYVLQGIKQGTYSEPALNQSVYRVLKMKSDLGLLT, from the coding sequence ATGATAACTAGCGCAGTCGCTATATTGTTACTGATTTTTGGCATTAGTTTTGGTGTTATGTGGCTAGTGAACAAAAATGATGGTACACAGTCAAAGAACACAGCAGAAACAAAATCAGCGCAAACAAATGAGCGAGAGCAAAGTAAGGCTACGCAACAAAGTGATCAGCACGTAAATCCAAAAAATCAAGAAAAGACAATCAATGATTTGATTGCTTCAATGAGTGTGGAAGAAAAAGTGGGGCAATTATTTTTAGCTCGAGTTCCGATGGAAGAACAGCAAGAGAGCATTCAAAACTACCATTTAGGAGGGTATCTTTTATTTGGGCGAGATGTTGAAGCGGTGACATCAACGGAGTTAAAAGAAAAAATCGCTGCTTATCAATCGGTGAGCACATTACCACTATTTATTGCATCTGATGAAGAAGGTGGTACGGTTTCACGTTTAAGTGGAGGAAATAATTTAGTCCCTGAAGCATTTAAAGCACCAATGGAAATTTATCAAGAAGCAGGGTTACCTGGTATTCGGTCTGATATTCAAAAAAAATCGGAAGTACTTCGCTCCTATGGTGTACAAGGAGGGCTATTTCCAGATGCAGATGTTGCTACTGACCCAGAGGCATTTATTTATGATCGAACATTAGGAGTAGATGCTGAAAAAACGAGTGAGTACATTAAGGCCAGTGTGGAGGAGTTAAAACAGCAAAAAATTGCCTCAACATTGAAACATTTTCCAGGATATGGTGATAATCGCGATTCACATGTAGAGATTGTCTATGATACTAGAAGTTTAGAAGCCTTACGACAAAATGATTTTTTACCAATCAAAGCTGGGATTGCGGCTGGTGCGGACAGTATTATGGTTTCTCACAATATTATCACAAGTATCGATGATCGCTCACCAGCATCCATTTCTCAGCCAGTTCATGAGTTATTGCGCAATGAATTAGGGTTTCAAGGAGTAATTATGACAGATGATATGGATATGGCGGGATTAGCTGATTTCATTTCTCAAGAAGAGGCAGGGTTAGCGGCGTTAATGGCAGGCAATGATTTGATTTTGTCCTCCTCATTTCAAGCGCAAATCCCCTATGTATTACAAGGAATCAAGCAAGGAACTTATTCTGAACCCGCTTTGAACCAATCTGTTTATCGCGTATTAAAAATGAAAAGTGACTTAGGATTATTAACTTAA
- a CDS encoding energy-coupled thiamine transporter ThiT, with translation MQRKAELQIWIEGTIVAAIAMVLSLIPTSIGSSFSVSLGMIPITLYALRRGTKAGFFSAFIWGLLHFPLAQVYYLMPAQVIIEYILAFGFAGFAGVYSHQLQQAISNKEYGKSSRIIIYASFFGMLMRYFWHFIAGVIFWGSFAMWGMNPWLFSFVMNGLSGITTAITTSIVLLLLLKINPKLFIPVNISRFSQQN, from the coding sequence ATGCAAAGAAAAGCAGAATTACAAATTTGGATCGAAGGAACGATCGTTGCGGCAATCGCAATGGTGCTGTCTTTGATACCAACTAGCATTGGCAGTAGTTTTTCGGTTTCACTAGGTATGATCCCAATCACGCTTTATGCTTTGAGAAGGGGAACTAAGGCGGGTTTTTTTTCAGCTTTTATCTGGGGATTGCTGCATTTCCCGCTAGCTCAAGTGTATTATTTAATGCCTGCACAAGTGATTATTGAATATATTTTAGCATTTGGTTTTGCAGGTTTTGCAGGAGTTTACAGTCATCAGCTACAGCAGGCAATCAGCAATAAAGAATATGGGAAAAGCAGTCGAATTATTATTTATGCTTCGTTTTTTGGTATGTTAATGCGCTATTTTTGGCACTTTATTGCAGGAGTTATTTTTTGGGGAAGTTTTGCTATGTGGGGGATGAATCCATGGCTATTTTCATTTGTAATGAATGGGTTAAGCGGAATTACAACAGCAATTACGACCTCAATTGTTTTGCTCTTACTTCTTAAAATCAATCCCAAACTGTTTATTCCGGTAAATATCTCACGATTTAGTCAACAAAATTAA
- a CDS encoding diaminopimelate dehydrogenase: MIKVAIIGYGNLGRGVERSLKQHKDMELVGVYTRRAPETVQTEGAQAFTMDQLKDKKGEIDVCILCGGSATDLPTQTPEWAHLFNTIDSFDTHAKIPEHFAKVDQVAKENQTTSIISTGWDPGLFSLNRLYAQSILPVGETNTFWGKGVSQGHSDALRRINGVADAVQYTVPNTDVIEKLKAGEQVNLTTRDKHFRECFVVLDDGANADKIREAIVSMPNYFAEYDTEVHFISQAELDQNHQAMPHGGTVLHTGTTHENTKQVIEYKLQLESNPEFTASVLVAYARACVRLAKEKQFGAYTVLDIAPKYLSDRTDEELRKELL, from the coding sequence ATGATAAAAGTGGCAATCATTGGGTATGGGAACCTAGGACGCGGCGTTGAACGTTCGCTAAAACAACATAAAGATATGGAGTTAGTGGGTGTGTATACAAGAAGAGCGCCTGAAACCGTCCAAACAGAAGGGGCACAAGCGTTTACAATGGATCAGCTCAAAGATAAAAAAGGTGAGATCGATGTTTGTATTTTGTGTGGCGGTTCAGCAACAGATTTACCGACACAAACACCAGAGTGGGCGCATTTATTTAATACTATTGATAGTTTTGACACCCATGCTAAGATTCCAGAACATTTTGCTAAAGTGGATCAAGTGGCAAAAGAAAATCAAACGACCTCAATTATCTCAACGGGATGGGATCCAGGGTTGTTTAGCTTGAATCGTTTATATGCGCAAAGTATTTTACCAGTTGGAGAAACGAATACGTTTTGGGGTAAAGGCGTTAGTCAGGGACATTCTGATGCTTTACGTCGAATCAATGGCGTGGCAGATGCAGTGCAGTATACTGTTCCAAATACTGACGTAATCGAAAAACTTAAAGCTGGTGAGCAGGTAAATCTGACGACTCGTGATAAACATTTCAGAGAATGCTTTGTGGTGCTAGATGATGGCGCAAATGCAGACAAGATTCGCGAAGCAATTGTTTCGATGCCTAATTATTTTGCTGAGTACGATACAGAGGTTCATTTTATCTCTCAGGCTGAATTAGATCAAAACCATCAAGCAATGCCGCATGGTGGAACGGTTCTGCACACTGGAACCACGCATGAGAACACCAAACAAGTGATTGAATATAAATTACAACTAGAAAGTAACCCAGAATTTACTGCGAGTGTGTTAGTCGCCTATGCAAGAGCTTGTGTTCGTTTAGCAAAGGAAAAACAATTTGGGGCATATACCGTTTTAGATATTGCGCCTAAATATTTATCTGATCGGACCGATGAAGAGTTAAGAAAAGAATTATTGTAA
- a CDS encoding phage tail protein produces the protein MTYKVDFKTVSTVGLETSPVAEALAGLRANEARYYWNKYKHEFVTIPANDDPETLAWVEKILAERDMKFPYKPLEISSFEVDGIKMAYVFYENGLAVNVMYTLEPGGKRAVGFKLSDGMEIPAEFEGKFKFARQKSKLAGTIRGSFFVIKGEY, from the coding sequence ATGACTTATAAAGTGGATTTTAAAACTGTTTCAACAGTTGGGCTTGAAACGTCTCCGGTAGCTGAAGCATTAGCAGGATTACGAGCAAATGAAGCTCGTTATTATTGGAATAAATACAAACATGAATTTGTGACTATACCCGCAAATGATGATCCTGAAACCTTAGCGTGGGTTGAAAAAATTTTAGCAGAACGTGATATGAAATTTCCATATAAACCATTAGAAATTTCAAGTTTTGAAGTAGATGGTATTAAGATGGCCTACGTCTTTTATGAAAACGGCTTAGCAGTCAATGTTATGTATACTCTTGAACCAGGTGGAAAACGAGCGGTTGGGTTTAAATTATCTGATGGCATGGAAATTCCGGCTGAATTTGAAGGGAAATTTAAATTTGCCCGTCAAAAATCAAAACTAGCTGGAACGATCCGTGGGTCGTTCTTTGTGATTAAAGGTGAGTACTAA
- a CDS encoding multidrug ABC transporter ATP-binding protein has protein sequence MAEQTQNRPRGGRGPGNGAPVEKAKDFKGTLKKLISYIGAYKIPVFFVMIFAIASTVFNIWGPKILSQAITELFNGLIKKYQGTGGIDFNKIGGILIFMLGLYLVASAFGIIQGWIMSTISQKITYRMRKEISEKINRMPMNYFESRTTGEVLSRITNDVDTLGQSLNQSITQLITSVFTIIGVIVMMLSISVQMTGIAILIVPISMILILIVVKNSQKYFKTQQEYLGVINGKVEETIGGYNIVRLFNDEENSLEEFKTQNDVLFKSAWKSQFLSGLMQPIMNFVGNLGYVAVAIFGGILAYNGTITVGDIQAFIQYVRNLTQPIAQLAQVSNLLQSMAAAAERVFEFLEEDEEAQTVPNPVKIDKAKGMVDFEHVRFGYTPDKIIINDFSSHVDPGQTVAIVGPTGAGKTTMVKLLMRFYDVTSGAIKIDGHNIKDFNRADLRKNIGMVLQDTWLFKGTIMENLRYGRLDATDEEVYEAAKAAHVHHFIQTLPGGYNMELNEESSNISQGQKQLLTIARAILADKPILILDEATSSVDTRTEGLIQGAMNNLMAGRTSFVIAHRLSTIKDADKILYMQDGDIKEQGTHEELLAEGGYYASLYNSQFEELDE, from the coding sequence ATGGCAGAACAAACACAAAATCGCCCTCGTGGCGGACGCGGACCTGGGAATGGCGCTCCAGTGGAAAAAGCCAAAGATTTTAAAGGAACACTAAAAAAATTAATCTCCTATATTGGTGCTTATAAAATACCCGTTTTCTTTGTAATGATCTTTGCAATTGCTTCAACCGTGTTTAATATTTGGGGTCCAAAAATCTTATCACAAGCAATCACAGAATTATTTAATGGCTTGATTAAAAAATACCAAGGAACTGGCGGTATTGATTTCAATAAAATCGGTGGAATCTTAATCTTCATGCTAGGACTTTACTTAGTGGCTTCAGCCTTCGGAATCATACAAGGTTGGATCATGTCGACGATTTCGCAAAAAATCACGTATCGTATGCGTAAAGAAATTTCAGAAAAAATCAATCGTATGCCGATGAATTATTTTGAAAGTCGGACCACAGGTGAAGTGTTATCTCGGATCACCAACGACGTCGATACCTTAGGGCAATCCCTAAACCAATCAATCACACAATTGATTACATCAGTCTTTACCATCATTGGGGTTATCGTGATGATGCTATCAATTTCCGTGCAAATGACAGGGATTGCTATTTTGATCGTACCGATTTCAATGATCTTGATTTTAATTGTTGTGAAAAATTCGCAAAAATACTTTAAAACACAACAAGAATATCTTGGGGTGATTAATGGTAAAGTCGAAGAAACAATCGGCGGATACAATATCGTACGTTTATTCAATGATGAAGAAAACTCTCTTGAAGAATTTAAAACACAAAATGATGTTTTATTTAAATCAGCTTGGAAATCACAATTTCTTTCTGGTTTGATGCAACCGATCATGAACTTTGTTGGAAATTTAGGGTATGTTGCGGTAGCAATTTTTGGTGGGATTTTAGCTTATAACGGAACGATTACAGTTGGAGATATCCAAGCGTTTATCCAATACGTTCGTAACTTAACACAACCTATTGCGCAATTGGCTCAAGTATCTAACTTACTTCAATCAATGGCAGCAGCGGCTGAACGTGTCTTTGAATTCCTTGAAGAGGACGAAGAAGCGCAAACAGTACCAAATCCAGTTAAAATCGATAAAGCCAAAGGAATGGTCGACTTTGAACATGTTCGTTTTGGTTATACGCCAGATAAAATCATTATCAATGATTTCAGTTCACATGTTGATCCAGGCCAAACAGTGGCAATCGTTGGACCAACTGGTGCAGGTAAAACAACAATGGTTAAACTATTGATGCGTTTTTACGATGTGACTTCGGGTGCAATTAAAATCGATGGTCATAATATCAAAGACTTTAACCGTGCAGATTTACGTAAAAATATTGGGATGGTTTTACAAGATACTTGGTTATTTAAAGGAACCATTATGGAAAACTTACGTTATGGTCGTTTAGATGCCACGGATGAAGAAGTTTATGAAGCGGCTAAAGCCGCTCATGTTCACCACTTTATCCAAACATTACCTGGCGGCTATAACATGGAATTAAATGAAGAATCGTCAAATATTTCCCAAGGTCAAAAACAATTGTTAACCATTGCTCGTGCTATTTTAGCGGACAAACCGATTTTGATTCTTGATGAAGCAACATCATCTGTTGATACAAGAACAGAAGGTTTGATCCAAGGGGCCATGAATAACTTAATGGCTGGTCGTACGTCATTTGTTATCGCTCACCGTTTATCAACGATCAAAGATGCAGATAAGATTTTGTATATGCAAGATGGCGATATCAAAGAACAAGGAACACATGAAGAATTACTTGCTGAAGGTGGTTACTATGCGTCACTTTATAACTCTCAGTTTGAAGAGTTAGACGAGTAA
- a CDS encoding LytR family transcriptional regulator: MNKLKEKTFTPTILSIVFFSVLTLLVVKNVSWFNNLDAAIYRFDWKPNERITDFVIVFAKIATIVPVFIISLLVSFGLWRNKHKLLAIWMSSNVLVVSALGFIIKHLVARTRPNVTQLVEKTSYSFPSGHSLLAMCLVCSILLSVQAIYKTKSPNYRLLKNGLIIYALVIGLSRIYLRVHYPSDVIGGFLLSYAWVSLSYICLQRFYLSRKFATTDSKKRFIQKTILGFLTFLLLIVAGASVYGANVFKNVQQTADKMYQPLNRETKSVELGKSEPVSFLLLGIANDSKRKTDFRANTIMVATVNNQLKKTTITSIPRDAYVEIIGKDGVYDKINHAHSFGGDEMMIETVEHYLEIPINHYFVINMDGLAALSDAVGGVTVNNDFEFDAEGIHYPKGKQHLGGWETLQYARMRYEDPLGDYGRQKRQREVTIQLTKELTSVKNVLRYQELLDVIGENGQTDMTLDQMMLLMKNYQKALENIESYQMQGEGFTGDGYTGEEGISYQSISDEEKAKVITELKHQLAIP, from the coding sequence ATGAATAAATTGAAAGAAAAAACATTTACGCCTACTATATTAAGCATTGTATTCTTTTCAGTACTAACCTTATTAGTGGTAAAAAATGTCTCATGGTTTAACAATTTAGATGCTGCGATTTATCGATTTGATTGGAAACCCAATGAGCGAATCACTGATTTTGTGATCGTCTTTGCTAAAATTGCAACGATTGTTCCTGTTTTTATCATAAGTTTGCTCGTTTCATTTGGTTTATGGCGAAATAAACATAAATTGTTGGCAATTTGGATGAGCAGCAATGTCTTAGTTGTCAGTGCTTTAGGTTTTATTATCAAACATCTGGTTGCCCGAACAAGACCCAATGTCACACAATTGGTTGAAAAAACGTCCTATAGTTTTCCAAGCGGGCATTCTCTTTTGGCGATGTGCTTGGTATGTTCGATTCTGTTGAGTGTCCAAGCGATTTACAAAACAAAATCCCCAAATTATCGATTATTAAAAAATGGACTGATCATTTATGCTCTTGTGATAGGTTTAAGTCGAATTTATTTAAGAGTGCATTATCCTAGTGATGTAATTGGCGGTTTTCTTTTAAGTTATGCTTGGGTAAGTCTTTCATATATTTGCCTGCAAAGATTTTATCTAAGCAGAAAATTTGCAACAACGGATTCTAAAAAAAGATTTATTCAGAAAACAATTTTAGGATTTTTAACGTTCCTTTTACTAATCGTTGCCGGGGCCTCAGTATATGGTGCCAACGTGTTCAAAAACGTTCAACAGACAGCGGATAAAATGTATCAACCACTAAATCGAGAAACCAAATCTGTAGAGCTAGGCAAGAGTGAGCCAGTTAGTTTTTTACTTTTAGGTATTGCAAATGATTCAAAGCGAAAAACAGATTTTCGAGCAAACACGATAATGGTCGCAACTGTCAATAATCAATTGAAGAAAACAACGATTACTAGTATTCCACGAGATGCATATGTAGAGATTATCGGTAAAGATGGCGTTTATGACAAAATCAATCACGCACATTCTTTCGGTGGCGATGAGATGATGATCGAAACCGTCGAGCATTATTTAGAGATTCCAATCAATCATTATTTTGTCATTAATATGGACGGTTTAGCGGCTTTGAGTGATGCTGTCGGTGGTGTGACAGTGAATAATGATTTTGAATTTGACGCCGAAGGGATTCATTATCCAAAAGGAAAGCAACATTTAGGTGGTTGGGAAACGTTACAATATGCACGAATGCGCTATGAAGATCCACTAGGTGATTATGGCAGACAAAAAAGACAGCGTGAGGTAACGATTCAGCTTACTAAAGAATTAACTTCTGTGAAAAATGTCCTTCGTTACCAAGAGTTGCTTGATGTAATTGGGGAAAATGGACAAACGGATATGACGCTGGATCAAATGATGCTATTGATGAAAAACTATCAGAAAGCTTTAGAGAATATTGAAAGTTATCAAATGCAAGGTGAAGGATTTACTGGAGATGGTTACACAGGCGAAGAAGGTATTTCCTATCAAAGTATCTCAGATGAAGAAAAGGCAAAAGTTATAACAGAATTAAAACACCAATTGGCTATACCGTAA
- a CDS encoding ribonucleotide reductase — protein sequence MNIIYISISGNTRSFVKRLAAYAADKYDTQITLKEIHENSVFDDEHAPFFTFVPTYLDGGNGVDNGDTEILTETMREYLDHDDNHRYCLGVVGSGNKNFNHQYCLTAKQYAQKFGFPFLADYELRGTQEDLERVYTILAEAVKHSPASF from the coding sequence ATGAACATTATATATATTTCAATCTCTGGTAACACACGTTCCTTTGTCAAACGTTTAGCGGCTTATGCTGCTGATAAATATGATACACAAATCACCCTTAAGGAAATCCACGAAAATTCCGTTTTTGACGATGAGCATGCTCCTTTTTTCACATTTGTCCCAACTTACTTAGATGGTGGAAATGGAGTTGATAATGGCGATACGGAAATATTGACTGAAACAATGCGGGAGTATTTAGATCATGATGACAATCATCGTTATTGTCTAGGTGTAGTCGGTAGTGGCAATAAAAATTTTAACCATCAATATTGTTTAACTGCCAAACAGTATGCGCAAAAATTTGGTTTTCCATTTTTAGCTGACTATGAACTTCGTGGAACACAGGAAGATTTAGAGCGTGTTTATACTATACTAGCTGAAGCAGTAAAACATTCACCAGCCTCATTTTGA
- a CDS encoding RpiR family transcriptional regulator: MNLMLKLKNLDRLTTSEKALVDYILAFPEKVIHFSPKELAEHSFVSISTIYRLINKLDLDGLNDLKLALVNYLNEHTAGQIIDIDYPISAEDNHYAMTNKLKTVYEQTVQSTIDANTVEMMALTNTLLEESEFIDVYASSANIYFAQNFQFQMQEIGRNINVPIDDYRQNLSAVNSTSDHLAIVVSYEGRGSSVKKILDILSKNSSKILLITSKNSPLLHEKVDGILLFPSLENHYNKISSFSTRMSLMYLFDRLYLSYFTLDYEKNLAYKLDNYQKMNPELI, encoded by the coding sequence ATGAATTTAATGCTTAAATTAAAAAATTTGGACAGACTTACCACAAGTGAAAAAGCACTTGTTGACTATATTCTTGCCTTTCCAGAAAAGGTGATTCATTTTTCACCGAAAGAATTGGCTGAGCATTCTTTTGTCTCGATTTCGACTATATATCGTTTGATCAATAAACTTGATTTGGATGGTTTAAATGATCTTAAATTAGCCTTAGTCAATTATTTAAATGAACACACTGCCGGACAGATCATCGATATTGATTACCCCATTTCTGCTGAAGATAATCATTACGCTATGACCAACAAGCTAAAAACGGTCTATGAGCAAACCGTGCAATCAACAATCGATGCAAATACAGTTGAAATGATGGCTCTTACAAACACGCTGTTAGAAGAATCTGAGTTTATTGATGTTTATGCCTCATCCGCTAACATCTACTTTGCTCAAAATTTTCAATTTCAAATGCAGGAAATTGGGCGAAATATTAATGTCCCGATTGATGATTATAGACAAAATCTATCCGCTGTAAATAGCACTTCTGATCATTTAGCGATTGTTGTATCTTATGAAGGACGCGGTTCCAGCGTAAAGAAAATTCTCGACATTTTAAGCAAAAATAGTAGTAAAATTCTATTGATTACATCAAAGAATAGCCCACTTTTACATGAAAAAGTCGATGGTATTTTATTGTTTCCTTCACTGGAAAATCATTATAATAAGATTTCCTCTTTTTCAACACGGATGTCATTGATGTATCTTTTTGATCGTTTATATCTTAGTTATTTTACTCTAGACTATGAAAAGAATTTGGCTTATAAATTAGATAATTATCAAAAAATGAATCCAGAGCTGATTTAG